A genomic region of Lates calcarifer isolate ASB-BC8 linkage group LG9, TLL_Latcal_v3, whole genome shotgun sequence contains the following coding sequences:
- the ror2 gene encoding LOW QUALITY PROTEIN: tyrosine-protein kinase transmembrane receptor ROR2 (The sequence of the model RefSeq protein was modified relative to this genomic sequence to represent the inferred CDS: deleted 1 base in 1 codon), protein MSAFLRSWIWMLFLFPNLRCDADPGPSADTDGLAEAQSGAAPTAEGYFLEFQEPVNNITHFQGQTATLHCKVAGNPRPSIRWLKNDAPVVQEQGRITIRKTEAGSKLRIQDLDTTDTGYYQCVASNSIKVISATGVLYVKLGQMPTHGPDEPSHEKGFCQPYRGIACARFIGNQSIYVESLQMQGESENRITAAFTMIGTSTHLSDQCSRFAIPSFCYYVFPLCDEGSRGPRRRQLCRDECEALENDLCHAEYTIARSNPMILMQLKLPNCHLLPRPGTPDAASCMRIGVPPEKLGPYSPSDHICYNGSGADYRGTVSITKSGHHCQPWSAQYPHSHHLSQEYPELWGSHNFCRNPGGQMQAPWCFTLDPQVRVDLCDIQPCKPPENPRKEILFILIPAIAIPLVIACLFFLVCMCRNKQKASTDTPPRCQLSSSPSQDMELSLLNQQKHQAKLREINMSAVRFMEELGEDRFGKVYKGHLYGTTTGEQTQVVAIKTLKDKVDATLCEEFRHEAILRSHIQHQNVVCLLGVVTKEQPMNMIFTYSSLGDLHEYLVMRSPNSDVGSSDDDKTVKSTLEQADFLHVITQIAAGMEYLSAQQIIHKDLAARNILVFDKLSIKILDLGLFRDVYSADYYNLMGTSPFPIRWMSPEAIMYGKFSTDSDIWSYGVLLWETFSYGLQPYCGYSNQDVIEMVRNHQLLPCPDDCPAWIYTLMLECWSEFPARRPRFKDIHTRLRSWESLSNYNSSAQTSGTSNTTQTSSLSTSPVSNISMSTANASRYTSPKKSLPFHQPQFMPMKGQIHRPVVPPQLYIPVNGYHPMSAYPYLQNFYPMQIPMAMPHQQMHHPPQLVTKAVSHHSGSGSTSTGYVTTAPSNTSVTERAALLNDNSKTNDEDLADRVSQEELDQNEDLSVPETELLGDSDLPQTDELVVHLSDT, encoded by the exons GTTATTTCCTGGAGTTCCAGGAGCCAGTCAACAACATCACCCACTTTCAGGGCCAGACAGCCACCCTGCACTGCAAAGTAGCAGGAAACCCACGACCCTCCATCCGCTGGCTTAAGAATGACGCCCCTGTGGTCCAGGAGCAGGGACGCATAACCATCCGCAAGACAGAGGCAGGATCAAAGCTACGCATCCAGGACCTGGACACCACCGACACCGGCTATTACCAGTGTGTCGCTTCCAACTCAATCAAGGTCATCTCTGCCACAGGTGTCCTGTATGTCAAGCTAG GACAGATGCCCACACATGGCCCCGATGAACC GTCACATGAAAAAGGTTTTTGCCAGCCATACCGGGGCATCGCCTGTGCTCGCTTTATCGGCAACCAGAGCATCTATGTTGAGTCCCTGCAGATGCAGGGGGAGAGTGAAAACCGCATCACAG CTGCTTTCACAATGATTGGCACCTCCACCCACCTATCGGATCAGTGCTCCAGGTTTGCTATTCCATCCTTCTGCTACTACGTCTTCCCTCTGTGTGACGAGGGCTCTCGGGGCCCTCGGCGGCGTCAGCTTTGTCGAGATGAGTGTGAGGCCTTGGAGAATGACCTGTGCCACGCCGAGTACACTATTGCCCGATCCAATCCTATGATCCTCATGCAGCTGAAACTCCCTAACTGCCACCTGCTGCCACGGCCAGGCACACCTGATGCTGCTTCCTGTATGAGGATAGGCGTGCCACCAGAAAAACTAGGTCCAT ATTCCCCCTCTGACCACATCTGCTACAATGGAAGTGGGGCTGACTACAGGGGTACAGTCAGCATCACTAAATCTGGCCACCACTGCCAACCGTGGAGTGCTCAGTACCCTCACAGTCACCATCTGTCCCAGGAATACCCAGAGCTCTGGGGAAGTCACAACTTCTGCCGTAACCCAGGAGGCCAGATGCAGGCACCCTGGTGCTTTACCTTGGACCCTCAGGTCAGGGTGGACTTGTGTGACATCCAGCCCTGCA AGCCACCAGAGAATCCCAGGAAGGAGATCCTCTTCATTCTAATCCCTGCTATTGCCATCCCATTGGTCATCGCTTGCCTCTTCTTTTTGGTTTGTATGTGTCGTAATAAGCAAAAGGCTTCAACTGACACACCACCTCGCTGCCAGCTCAGCAGCTCACCCAGCCAGGATATGGAGCTGTCTCTTCTCAATCAGCAAAAACACCAG GCCAAGCTGCGGGAGATTAATATGTCAGCAGTACGGTTCATGGAGGAGCTTGGAGAGGATCGGTTTGGCAAGGTTTACAAGGGCCACCTGTATGGAACCACAACTGGTGAACAGACCCAGGTGGTGGCCATCAAGACATTAAAAGACAAAGTTGATGCCACTCTCTGTGAGGAATTTCGCCATGAAGCCATTCTCCGCTCTCACATACAGCACCAAAATGTAGTTTGTTTGCTGGGTGTGGTCACCAAAGAGCAGCCAATGAACATGATATTCACCTACTCCAGCCTTGGTGACCTGCATGAGTATCTGGTGATGCGCTCCCCCAACTCAGATGTTGGCAGCTCTGATGATGACAAGACAGTCAAGTCCACTCTCGAGCAGGCTGATTTTCTTCATGTTATCACCCAGATTGCTGCTGGAATGGAGTACCTTTCTGCCCAACAAATAATCCACAAAGACCTTGCTGCCCGAAATATTCTAGTCTTTGACAAACTCAGCATCAAGATCCTGGATCTGGGCCTGTTCAGAGATGTCTATTCGGCTGATTACTACAATCTCATGGGTACAAGCCCTTTTCCCATACGTTGGATGTCTCCAGAAGCAATTATGTATGGCAAGTTTTCCACTGACTCCGACATCTGGTCTTACGGTGTGTTGCTGTGGGAGACTTTCAGTTATGGTCTGCAGCCATATTGTGGCTACTCCAACCAGGACGTTATCGAGATGGTCCGCAACCACCAGCTACTGCCTTGTCCAGATGACTGCCCGGCCTGGATTTACACCCTTATGCTGGAGTGTTGGAGTGAATTCCCAGCAAGAAGG CCTCGCTTCAAGGACATCCACACACGTCTGCGCTCCTGGGAGAGTCTGTCCAACTACAATAGCTCTGCTCAGACTTCTGGCACCAGCAACACTACCCAGACCAGCTCTCTCAGCACAAGCCCTGTTAGTAACATCAGCATGAGCACAGCAAATGCATCACGCTATACCAGCCCTAAAAAGAGCTTGCCATTCCATCAGCCCCAGTTCATGCCCATGAAGGGTCAAATACATAGGCCAGTGGTGCCCCCACAGCTCTACATTCCTGTCAATGGATATCACCCCATGTCAGCTTACCCATACCTGCAGAACTTTTACCCCATGCAGATACCCATGGCCATGCCCCACCAGCAGATGCACCACCCACCACAACTGGTTACCAAAGCAGTTTCTCACCATAGTGGCAGTGGTTCCACATCCACAGGCTATGTCACCACTGCCCCTTCCAACACTTCTGTCACAGAGCGAGCAGCTTTACTAAACGACAACTCCAAAACCAATGATGAGGACTTGGCTGACAGGGTGTCCCAGGAAGAGCTTGACCAAAATGAGGACTTGTCAGTGCCTGAAACAGAATTGTTAGGTGACAGTGACCTCCCACAGACTGATGAACTGGTGGTCCACTTGTCAGACACATAA
- the nfil3 gene encoding nuclear factor interleukin-3-regulated protein: MQSIKQEVDSSESYSGEDALVLAVALQGANRDLIGHKISAAPFKAKTTCRRKREFIPEEKKDNLYWERRRKNNEAAKRSREKRRINDMVLENKLMALGEENASLKAELLSLKLKFGLVSSAAYAQEAQKLSSSTTVNLYQEFVPSSADQGSSSRDLEPHHVRSSCISVIKHSPHMAKTCTATQGSFDICRTAEIKQEPAENGSYAQERSSPHELYRNFISSPLSGVYSQPASFLQITRSSSNSPRSSDDGAVSKSSDGEDEQQVPKGLIPSVADPRSVIVSTHKVPDASSSALPHKLRIKARTIQIKVEAIDPEYEFSGKSSSPVSITEGGCYHQTTQDSAEYTQSPLCPLSVQVTNMQGWTHRSEQWHKSSTETVWVGCKSSRRTPSPVSNKTIVDVKEPSYAQTDADLYIKPDLATLSEVASLKKLITTQQGSVIESTKSNTDHHESLSKGCSSE; the protein is encoded by the coding sequence ATGCAATCTATCAAGCAAGAGGTGGACTCCAGTGAGTCCTACAGTGGAGAGGATGCTTTGGTCCTGGCTGTGGCCTTACAAGGGGCGAACAGAGATCTGATAGGTCACAAAATTTCGGCAGCTCCATTTAAAGCTAAAACTACCTGTCGCAGGAAAAGGGAGTTTATcccagaggagaagaaagataACCTTTACTGGGAGAGGCGACGTAAAAACAATGAGGCGGCCAAGCGCTCGAGGGAAAAACGGCGCATTAACGACATGGTGCTAGAGAACAAGCTGATGGCCCTTGGAGAGGAAAATGCCTCCCTCAAGGCTGAGCTCCTGTCGTTGAAGCTGAAATTTGGCCTGGTGAGCTCAGCAGCATATGCCCAAGAAGCTCAGAAGTTATCCAGCTCCACCACTGTCAACCTCTACCAGGAGTTTGTTCCATCCAGTGCTGACCAAGGTTCTTCCAGCAGGGATCTGGAGCCTCATCATGTGCGCAGCAGCTGCATATCTGTCATTAAGCATTCACCTCACATGGCCAAGACATGCACTGCAACTCAGGGTAGCTTCGATATCTGCAGGACTGCAGAGATCAAGCAAGAACCAGCAGAGAATGGCAGCTATGCACAGGAGAGGAGTAGTCCCCATGAGCTCTATAGGAACTTCATATCCAGCCCTTTGTCAGGTGTCTACTCCCAGCCTGCTTCATTCCTGCAGATCACCAGGTCATCCAGTAACTCTCCCAGGAGCTCAGACGATGGTGCTGTGAGCAAGTCGTCAGATGGTGAGGATGAGCAGCAGGTCCCCAAAGGGTTGATACCATCTGTAGCTGACCCAAGAAGTGTCATTGTCTCCACACACAAAGTGCCCGATGCCAGTTCTTCAGCTTTGCCTCATAAACTGCGGATCAAAGCCAGAACCATCCAAATCAAAGTGGAGGCCATTGACCCTGAATATGAGTTCTCTGGAAAGTCCTCATCCCCCGTCAGCATTACAGAGGGAGGATGCTACCACCAGACCACTCAGGACTCTGCAGAGTACACACAGTCGCCCCTGTGCCCTTTGTCAGTTCAGGTCACCAACATGCAAGGCTGGACCCATCGGTCTGAGCAGTGGCATAAAAGCAGTACAGAGACCGTGTGGGTGGGCTGCAAGAGTAGCAGGCGAACCCCAAGCCCTGTCTCCAACAAAACCATTGTGGATGTAAAAGAACCTTCCTATGCACAGACAGATGCTGACTTATATATAAAACCGGACCTTGCCACCCTGTCTGAAGTGGCCTCTTTGAAAAAACTGATCACAACACAGCAAGGGTCTGTGATAGAATCAACCAAAAGCAACACTGATCATCATGAGTCATTATCAAAAGGATGTTCCTCTGAAtaa